The nucleotide sequence GATAGATTGTATCTTTGAAAAAGAAGAAGATACGAATCGATACAATTTAGATGGGACAGCGATCCGGAACGTCACACTGTCCTTTTTGAAGAATGGATTTTTAGGGAGAGAAAAAGAGAAAAAAATTACCGTTGGAGAACCTGGTTGATTTTCTCCGAGGTTTCCTTCAGTACTAGGCTTTCCGGAAATTTCTGTAATCCCTCTTCCAGAACCAACTGACATCTTTTGTATTCCTTAATTCTGTAGAAGCTGACCACTACGGTTTCATAGTAGAATAGATCTTTTTCGAAATTTTTCTCTCTGGAAGCTCTACCTAAAATACCCAAAGCCTGGCCGTATTTCTCGTCTTCGAAATAGGCTTTTGCCCACATTTTTTTGCGGGTTACCGACTCAAAATCGCGATCCACATTGTCCGACTTACGGAAATGCACGATAGCATTATCATAGTCATTGATCCCGAGATAGGCAGAACCTAAATAATGGTCCAAATGTTGAAGATTGCGACCTTCTTTGGAGTTTTGCAATTCTCTCAAAACGAGAGAAGCTTCTTTGAAAGATTCGATTTTTAGTAGTAGTTTGGATTTTTGGAGGAGTAGCTCGGAACGTCTTTTATCTTCAGGGTGTAGATCGCTTAATTGTTGGTCTATTCCCTTGATTTCCGCTCGGACCTGGGTCTCTAAATTGGCGGAAACCGCCCCTTCTTTTTGTGTACTTGCACAGTAGAGGAGGAATTGAGCTCCGATAAACAATATTGTCAGATATTTACTCATTTTCTCATCCGATTTTCAATTTTTCGAGTTCTTGCAGGAAATCGCTAGTCTCCTGCTGCCTGGTTTCCTCGTTGGAAAGCCAGTCCAAAGTCTCCGGATCTATCTCCTTAAGGAAGCGAGAAGGCTCGGAGGCCAATTGCTCCCCAAATTTGCGGCGATTGGCGGCACCTGTCAAGCATAAATGCCTCTTCGCCCGAGTCATCGCTACATACATTAAACGCCGCTCTTCGTCCACAGATTGGTCTTCTACAGTAGCCCTTCCGGAAGGCAAAATTCCCTCTTCTAATCCTACGACATAAACAGACTCGAATTCCAACCCTTTGGACTGGTGAATGGTGAGTAACTGTACTCGATTGTCCTCCTTCTCATCCGAAGGCTCGTCTTCCATAAGCATCGCCAAACGGTTGATAAAGTCGAATAAAGTAGGCTTTTCGCCGGAGTCGTTGTTCTCTTCGAAGAAAGCCAACATATTCACAAGCTCGGACATATTGTAAATACGAGCCTTTGCTACCTTCTCCTCTTTCTCTTCCAAAACGATCTCTTTTTCCAGTCCCAGATCTGCGATTAACTCTCGTAAGGCGAAAAATAATCTGGGCGAAGAAGAGAACTTTTTCTTTGCCTTTTCGATCAGATTTACGAAATTATAGATCTCGGAGGAGATTTTACGGTTCAGATCCGGGATAAAATCGGGGGATTCGCATACTCGGAATAATGTCTCATAGAGTGACTCCTTGTTCTGAGCCGCTTTTTCATGCACAAGAGAAATGGATCCTGCACCGATCCCCCGTTTCGGATAATTAATAATTCGTAATAAAGACGCATCGTCCTTTTGGTTTGCGATAAGACGAATATAAGAGATCAAGTCTCGGACCTCTTTACGGTCGAAGAAGTTATAACCGCCTACCACCTTGTAAGGCATTTCCCTGGCTCGGAATGCTTCTTCGAAAGGTCTGGATTGGAAGTTCGTACGGAATAAGATCGCGATCTGGCTTCCCTTTCTTTTCTCTTTTATGATCTCTTCTCGGATATTTTCCGCTACCCATTCCGCTTCGTCTTTTTCGTCCCCTCTTTCCACATACTTCACCTTGAGGGCGCCGGGTACCTTGGAAAAAAGTTCCTTGGATCTTCTGGAAAGATTATGACGAATGAGAGAGTTTGCGGCGGAGACTATGATATCCGTGGATCTATAATTTTCCAAAAGACGGATAACGTTCGCACCTTTAAAATCGTTCTCGAATCCAAGGATCAAGCTTACATCCGAACCTCTAAATGCATAGATGGATTGATCGTCGTCCCCGACTACGCAGAGATTGTCCGATTCACCCATGAGCGCTCTTAAAAATTCGTATTGGATCGGGTTGGTATCCTGGAACTCGTCCACCATGAAGTATTGGTACTTTTTATGGTATTCGTCTCTTACTTCTTCGAACTGTCTTAGAAGTTTGGAAGGAAGAAGGATCAAATCGTCGAAGTCGATCGAGTTCTGTTCTTTTAAAGTATCTTGGTATTGTTGAAAAAGAGAAGCAGCTAAAAGATCTCCCTCATTCATAGAGGTTCTCATATCCGCCAAATAATCCGACCCTGAGTTTTTGATCCTGGAAATTTTAGAAAGGACTTCCATGATCTGAGGACGTTTCGGCTCCAACTTTTGGGCCACAAGCATGCCTGTGACAAGTCCTTCTTGGTCCGCTTGGTTCAGAAGAAGGAACGGATGTTTGTATCCCAGCTTTTCAATATGTTTTTTTAATATTCCGAGCCCGAGAGAATGGAAGGTGGAAAGTACGATCCCTTTTAATAAGTTCCTTGGAATAAGTTTGCGGACCCTTTCTCCCATTTCTTTGGCACTTTTGTTTGTGAAAGACAATGCAACGATCTTTCCCGCAGGAATATGATGATCTTGGATCATATGGGCGATCCGATTCGAGATCACTCTTGTTTTTCCGGAACCGGCACCTGCAAAAATCAAAAGCGGCCCGTGGACCGTTTGGACTGCGCGGGCTTGTTCGGGAGAAAGACTCTGAAAAATGGAAGCGGAATCCCGAGACTCTTTCGGTCTTTCTTCTCTCTTTCTTTTGGGGGCGGGAAGTTTTTCTTCGGAACTAGAATTTTCGGAGGTCGGGGATACTTCGGATGCGTCGACATCCTTTTCCCTTGAAACTTCCTCTAAATTCGATGGAACTTCGGCCGAAATTGGAATTTCTAAGGAATCCGACTCTTCCAAAGCGGGAATTGAGACTTCGACTTGCTCTGGAGTTCCTACCGTTGACTCAGGTTCCATGAAATCATCTTCTTCATAAAAAGAAGAACCGTAGGATTCCTCTTGTATCTCTTCGTGCGGAGACGGAGCGGGAGTTTCTACCATTTGCGGACCTTCTTCTTCCATCGAAATACTTTCCGAAAAGCTGAGGAGCGGCGGCTCTTGTCCAGGCTCCTCCGACTTCTCTTCTGGAATTTCCAAATGGGAAAACAGATCTAGCTCCAGACTTTGATTCGTTTCTTCTTTCATCCGATTTATGAGGGCAAAATAATCCCTGGATCCGAAAAATCCTGATTTTCGAACCCCAGGTATAAGCGACATAATCCTGATTTTTCTCTTCTTGTCAACCGTGTACAGGCAAAGGTTTGCGAATCTGAATGGATTTCAAAACACTGGAAGAAAGCTCGACTATGCAAGAATTCCTCCCAGAAAATTACCTCCCCGATTCCAATCTCTGGGAAGCAGGAAGAGAAACTTCCATATTCAAAACCCCGATTTTCGAGTTAGTCTCCGTTCCGAAAGTTTCTCCGGACAAAACGATCTCAGGGAATTTTTTCAAAATAGAATCTAAGGATTGGGTGAATGTGATCGCACTCACCCAGGACGAAAACGTGATCCTGATCGATCAATACAGACACGGTTTACATTCTTATTGTCTGGAAATCCCCGGTGGGATCGCGGACAAAAACTCCCTCCTAGAATCCGCTCAGGCAGAATTGAGAGAAGAGACCGGTTTTGCCTCGGATGATTGGGAATATTTAGGAAAAATTTCCGCAAATCCGGCAATCCTGAATAACTGGTGTCATACTTATATTGCCAGAAATATTTATCCTCACCCTGGTGGACAGGATCTGGATGAAAGCGAACAAATAGAAGT is from Leptospira sp. WS58.C1 and encodes:
- a CDS encoding tetratricopeptide repeat protein, which translates into the protein MSKYLTILFIGAQFLLYCASTQKEGAVSANLETQVRAEIKGIDQQLSDLHPEDKRRSELLLQKSKLLLKIESFKEASLVLRELQNSKEGRNLQHLDHYLGSAYLGINDYDNAIVHFRKSDNVDRDFESVTRKKMWAKAYFEDEKYGQALGILGRASREKNFEKDLFYYETVVVSFYRIKEYKRCQLVLEEGLQKFPESLVLKETSEKINQVLQR
- a CDS encoding ATP-dependent helicase gives rise to the protein MFQSLSPEQARAVQTVHGPLLIFAGAGSGKTRVISNRIAHMIQDHHIPAGKIVALSFTNKSAKEMGERVRKLIPRNLLKGIVLSTFHSLGLGILKKHIEKLGYKHPFLLLNQADQEGLVTGMLVAQKLEPKRPQIMEVLSKISRIKNSGSDYLADMRTSMNEGDLLAASLFQQYQDTLKEQNSIDFDDLILLPSKLLRQFEEVRDEYHKKYQYFMVDEFQDTNPIQYEFLRALMGESDNLCVVGDDDQSIYAFRGSDVSLILGFENDFKGANVIRLLENYRSTDIIVSAANSLIRHNLSRRSKELFSKVPGALKVKYVERGDEKDEAEWVAENIREEIIKEKRKGSQIAILFRTNFQSRPFEEAFRAREMPYKVVGGYNFFDRKEVRDLISYIRLIANQKDDASLLRIINYPKRGIGAGSISLVHEKAAQNKESLYETLFRVCESPDFIPDLNRKISSEIYNFVNLIEKAKKKFSSSPRLFFALRELIADLGLEKEIVLEEKEEKVAKARIYNMSELVNMLAFFEENNDSGEKPTLFDFINRLAMLMEDEPSDEKEDNRVQLLTIHQSKGLEFESVYVVGLEEGILPSGRATVEDQSVDEERRLMYVAMTRAKRHLCLTGAANRRKFGEQLASEPSRFLKEIDPETLDWLSNEETRQQETSDFLQELEKLKIG
- a CDS encoding NUDIX hydrolase; translation: MQEFLPENYLPDSNLWEAGRETSIFKTPIFELVSVPKVSPDKTISGNFFKIESKDWVNVIALTQDENVILIDQYRHGLHSYCLEIPGGIADKNSLLESAQAELREETGFASDDWEYLGKISANPAILNNWCHTYIARNIYPHPGGQDLDESEQIEVYQYPLNKVPEILDKNILHHGMVVAAFGLFFLKYGEKKK